In a single window of the Nilaparvata lugens isolate BPH chromosome 1, ASM1435652v1, whole genome shotgun sequence genome:
- the LOC120354190 gene encoding protein ANTAGONIST OF LIKE HETEROCHROMATIN PROTEIN 1-like isoform X1 has translation MWNDDNELIACAAVYYVVCTGEYLKRRMRRKKRWWVDSYNKSRKRYNATDMLVDLKKEPSGRFHNFCQMDATDFESLLSRIAQTLIKKDTNMQKSIPAQERLAVALRFFASGDSCGSLSFLFKISKQTVSKCVDEVCKALIEELKDEIQLPKEEHQWLEIARQFELQWNFPNCLGR, from the exons ATGTGGAATGATGATAACGAATTAATAGCTTGCGCTGCAGTGTACTATGTAGTCTGCACTGGAGAATATTTGAAAAGACGAATGAGACGAAAAAAGCGTTGGTGGGTGGATTCCTATAATAAAAGCCGAAAAAG GTACAATGCTACTGACATGCTGGTTGACTTAAAAAAAGAACCATCCGGAAGATTTCATAACTTTTGTCAGATGGATGCTACTGATTTTGAAAGTTTACTTAGTAGAATTGCACAAACATTAATCAAAAAAGATACAAACATGCAGAAAAGTATACCTGCTCAAGAGAGATTGGCTGTAGCTTTAAGATTTTTTGCCAGTGGAGACAGCTGTGGTAGTTTATCATTCTTATTTAAGATTTCAAAACAAACCGTATCAAAATGTGTTGACGAAGTGTGCAAGGCTTTAATAGAAGAACTAAAAGACGAAATACag TTGCCTAAGGAGGAGCATCAGTGGCTAGAAATCGCTCGACAGTTCGAACTGCAATGGAACTTTCCTAACTGCTTGGGGCGATAG